In the Grimontia kaedaensis genome, one interval contains:
- a CDS encoding acyltransferase family protein, which yields MFLQSIHNYRAIAIIAIVMSHSYIYGFDDTAGYFSVIKNILTGGTALFVFISGYMFHHIFYKRYQYKKFMKGKFERIIVPYLILTSLAIPLVYVIKSGFFAADADYYRVVFFSPDDSAFATTIKYYLTGRMLTAYWYIPFAILLFLVSPIHFKFIELSRRTQMIIIALFSVISIFLHRSYENINPIQMLIYFTPFYLAGIYISIYREEINKNCGIKSLSLLLVAITLAFIQYIQGHEGSYSKSVLEYAGIDIMFIQKMFLSIGLYFLLENFIFKTKLTDLISDTSFAIFFIHPWVLTTIKRLPFLDHPESTNIPYYLVTCFVVIALSVLIAVALNKLLTGKVKSRYIIGY from the coding sequence GTGTTCTTGCAATCCATCCATAATTATAGAGCTATCGCTATTATCGCCATTGTTATGAGTCATTCATATATTTATGGCTTTGATGACACAGCCGGATATTTTTCAGTTATTAAAAATATCCTTACTGGTGGCACCGCACTTTTTGTTTTTATCTCTGGCTATATGTTCCATCATATCTTCTATAAGAGATATCAATACAAAAAATTTATGAAAGGGAAGTTTGAAAGAATTATCGTCCCATACCTGATTCTTACCTCGCTCGCTATCCCACTCGTATACGTAATCAAGTCTGGTTTCTTCGCTGCGGATGCAGACTATTACAGAGTTGTATTTTTCTCTCCGGATGACAGCGCATTTGCGACAACCATTAAGTATTACCTAACAGGAAGAATGCTAACCGCTTATTGGTATATTCCATTTGCTATTCTTTTATTTCTCGTTTCTCCGATTCATTTTAAATTCATTGAGCTATCCAGACGTACTCAAATGATAATCATCGCCTTATTCTCTGTTATTTCAATTTTCCTACATCGCTCTTATGAGAACATTAATCCAATACAGATGCTGATATACTTCACGCCATTTTATCTGGCTGGCATCTACATTTCCATTTATCGTGAAGAAATCAATAAAAACTGTGGTATAAAATCACTATCTCTTCTTTTGGTTGCCATTACACTAGCATTCATCCAATATATACAGGGGCACGAAGGGAGTTATTCCAAAAGTGTTTTAGAATATGCCGGTATCGATATTATGTTTATACAGAAAATGTTTTTATCTATTGGACTTTATTTCTTACTAGAAAACTTCATATTCAAAACCAAATTAACGGACCTGATATCTGATACCAGTTTTGCAATTTTCTTTATCCACCCTTGGGTGTTAACCACCATTAAAAGGCTTCCGTTTTTGGATCACCCGGAATCGACCAATATTCCTTACTATCTAGTGACCTGTTTTGTCGTCATTGCACTCAGTGTGTTGATAGCCGTTGCCCTGAACAAACTCCTGACAGGAAAAGTGAAGTCCCGCTATATCATTGGCTATTAG
- the pmbA gene encoding metalloprotease PmbA, translating to MDVKQQVAQQRTELEAAVTRALELAGKKADAAEVAITKTTGISVSTRMCEVENVEFNSDGALGITVYRGNRKGSASTSDLSEEAIAQTVEAALDIANYTSEDPFSGPGPKEMMAFDYPDLDLFHPDEPEPDHAAEKAIAAERAALDHDKRIKFSDGASYDSHYGVRVYGNSHGMLGSYASSRHSISCSVIAEDSKGMERDYSYTVSRDKDELWAPEKVGIEAAKRTLSRMEPRRLATGQFPVMFAADVATGLLGHLVMGISGSNLYRKSSFLLDKLGHQILPDWFEINERPHILKGMASAPFDSEGLVTRDLDIIKGGELQTYLATSYAARKLNMQPTGHAGGIHNWFVKNTGQSFEQMLKELGTGLMVTELMGQGVNIVTGDYSRGAAGFWVENGEIQYPVSEITIAGNLADMYKQIVAVGADTEFRSQIQTGSILIESMKVGGE from the coding sequence ATGGACGTGAAACAACAGGTTGCTCAGCAACGTACTGAGCTGGAAGCGGCGGTGACCCGTGCATTGGAGTTGGCCGGTAAAAAAGCTGACGCGGCAGAAGTGGCGATCACCAAAACGACTGGCATCAGCGTATCAACCCGCATGTGCGAAGTGGAGAACGTCGAATTCAATAGCGATGGTGCGCTGGGTATTACCGTTTATCGCGGCAACCGTAAGGGTAGTGCTTCTACGTCTGACTTGTCTGAAGAGGCGATTGCCCAGACGGTAGAGGCAGCATTGGATATCGCCAACTATACCTCTGAAGATCCATTCTCTGGGCCAGGCCCGAAAGAGATGATGGCGTTTGATTATCCGGATTTGGATCTTTTCCACCCAGATGAACCAGAACCCGATCATGCGGCAGAAAAAGCGATTGCAGCCGAACGGGCAGCACTGGATCACGACAAGCGCATCAAATTCAGTGATGGTGCCAGCTATGACAGCCATTACGGTGTGCGCGTTTACGGCAACAGCCATGGCATGCTGGGCAGCTACGCCTCCAGCCGCCACAGCATCAGCTGTAGTGTGATTGCTGAAGACAGCAAAGGTATGGAACGTGATTATAGCTATACCGTTTCCCGTGATAAAGATGAGTTGTGGGCACCGGAAAAAGTGGGTATCGAGGCGGCGAAACGCACTCTTTCCCGCATGGAGCCACGACGTCTTGCAACAGGGCAGTTCCCCGTTATGTTTGCAGCCGATGTGGCGACCGGCCTGCTAGGCCATTTGGTGATGGGGATCAGCGGCTCAAACCTATACCGTAAATCTTCCTTCCTGCTGGACAAGCTGGGTCACCAAATTCTGCCTGATTGGTTTGAGATCAACGAGCGTCCACACATTTTGAAAGGCATGGCGAGCGCACCGTTTGACAGTGAAGGTCTGGTGACCCGCGATTTGGATATCATCAAAGGTGGTGAGCTACAAACCTATCTGGCAACCAGTTATGCGGCTCGCAAGCTGAATATGCAGCCGACAGGTCACGCTGGTGGCATTCACAACTGGTTTGTTAAAAACACGGGTCAGTCGTTTGAACAGATGCTGAAAGAGCTGGGTACCGGCCTTATGGTGACTGAGTTGATGGGACAGGGTGTGAATATCGTGACCGGCGATTATTCACGTGGAGCAGCGGGTTTCTGGGTAGAGAACGGTGAAATCCAATATCCTGTCAGTGAAATCACGATAGCAGGTAATCTGGCGGATATGTATAAGCAGATTGTGGCAGTGGGTGCAGATACGGAGTTCCGCAGTCAAATCCAGACTGGTTCAATCCTGATTGAATCAATGAAAGTCGGCGGTGAGTAA
- a CDS encoding HPr family phosphocarrier protein, with the protein MSQLSKDVLIRNRLGLHARAAVKLVELAQSFDAQVMLTKDEQTVTADSVMGILLLDSSQGEQITVSAEGSEAQQAFDAITALIEAGFDEEN; encoded by the coding sequence ATGAGTCAACTCAGCAAGGACGTATTGATCCGCAACCGCTTAGGGTTGCATGCCCGCGCAGCGGTTAAATTAGTCGAATTAGCACAAAGCTTTGATGCACAGGTGATGTTGACCAAAGATGAACAAACCGTCACCGCAGACAGTGTGATGGGCATTCTTCTTCTTGACTCCAGTCAGGGCGAACAAATCACGGTTTCAGCAGAGGGTTCCGAAGCGCAGCAGGCTTTTGATGCCATTACTGCGCTGATTGAAGCAGGCTTTGACGAGGAGAACTAA
- the mgtE gene encoding magnesium transporter, with protein MAENYEVEQPSQTHQTLQEVSRALENGMFVHVRRMLEDMEPEDIAHLLEASPPKSRLVLWQLTDPEEQGEILEELSEDVKDGIMVRMQPEQLAAATEGMDTDDVAYLLRSLPDNVSQDVLSQMDAQDRARVEQALAYPEETAGGMMNTDVVTIRSDVTVDVVLRYLRMKGELPEATDALYVVDENSRLIGELPITVLLTSQPDTEVLEVMEDVDDAIPVDMSDSDVASLFERRNWVSAPVVDEEHQLVGRITIDDVVDIIREDAEHSMMSMAGLDDEEDTFAPVLKSARSRSIWLGANVLAALAAASVSNLFENTLDQMAAIAVLMTIVPSMGGVAGNQTVALVIRGLAVGHIGDSNTRWLLNKEALVGLLNGVLWACIIGGVVVLWKGNLMLGGIIAAAMLTNLVVAGVAGVTVPILLKKMKVDPALAGGMALTTITDMVGLSVFLGLATLLLV; from the coding sequence ATGGCAGAGAATTACGAAGTAGAACAACCTAGCCAAACGCACCAAACGCTGCAGGAAGTCAGTCGCGCCCTCGAAAACGGTATGTTTGTTCATGTCCGTCGCATGCTCGAAGACATGGAACCCGAGGATATTGCGCACCTACTGGAAGCATCTCCACCGAAGAGTCGTCTGGTTCTTTGGCAGCTGACCGATCCTGAAGAACAAGGCGAGATCCTCGAGGAGCTTTCTGAGGATGTGAAAGACGGCATCATGGTGCGAATGCAACCTGAGCAGCTTGCTGCTGCGACGGAAGGTATGGATACCGATGACGTGGCTTACCTGCTTCGAAGCCTGCCTGACAACGTCTCTCAGGACGTTCTATCGCAGATGGACGCGCAAGACCGTGCGCGCGTAGAGCAAGCCCTTGCCTACCCGGAAGAAACCGCCGGCGGTATGATGAATACCGACGTTGTGACCATCCGTTCAGACGTCACCGTAGATGTGGTACTGCGTTACTTGCGTATGAAAGGCGAATTGCCAGAGGCCACTGACGCTCTCTATGTTGTAGATGAAAACAGCCGACTGATTGGTGAATTACCTATCACCGTCTTGCTCACTTCCCAGCCTGATACTGAAGTGTTGGAAGTGATGGAAGACGTAGATGACGCTATCCCTGTCGACATGAGCGACAGTGATGTGGCCAGCCTCTTTGAACGCCGTAACTGGGTTTCGGCACCTGTTGTCGATGAAGAGCACCAGCTTGTTGGTCGTATCACTATCGATGACGTGGTTGATATCATCCGTGAAGATGCGGAGCACTCGATGATGAGTATGGCGGGTCTGGATGACGAAGAGGACACCTTCGCGCCAGTATTAAAATCAGCTCGAAGCCGAAGCATCTGGCTAGGTGCCAACGTACTCGCTGCCCTTGCTGCTGCCTCTGTATCCAACCTTTTTGAAAATACTCTCGATCAGATGGCCGCTATCGCAGTCTTGATGACCATCGTCCCTTCCATGGGCGGTGTTGCAGGTAACCAGACCGTTGCGCTGGTGATCCGTGGTCTCGCCGTTGGCCATATTGGTGATTCCAACACCCGCTGGCTTCTAAACAAAGAGGCTTTGGTAGGTCTTCTAAATGGCGTGCTTTGGGCCTGTATCATCGGCGGAGTGGTCGTGCTCTGGAAAGGTAATTTAATGCTTGGTGGTATCATTGCTGCTGCCATGTTGACCAACCTTGTGGTTGCAGGCGTTGCCGGTGTTACCGTACCAATACTTCTCAAAAAGATGAAAGTTGACCCAGCCCTTGCTGGAGGAATGGCACTGACGACCATCACAGATATGGTTGGCCTCTCAGTATTTTTAGGACTGGCAACGCTGCTCCTGGTTTAA